A region from the Rhodohalobacter sp. 614A genome encodes:
- a CDS encoding sugar-transfer associated ATP-grasp domain-containing protein, with protein MNKLAADYRKIWWARVQNERRRYFFQKLGYRKNPGASRLKQIIRWISDDFFYVKKWGLNILLQLRTYGPIIQKKYGLSKRQQFWRMAYLAFYHQVDPKSIRGRRLYLSESWKNVDDYTYKHDESQYNLAEVSFPEEIKILENKFEFLKFCLSKKIATPQILAIYENGSMSFSADSSFGLPHQNLFIKYLHGKAGQGIRRIKWSDGKFLDNKGNTFTPEELSEVLSKESIKSGIILQDVIENHSSWSGFTSGALATARIVTAKSPDDGSVIPLFAALRMPVGDAYIDNFSKGGFYSGIDLETGQLSIASGLKAANGSFDFTHHPDTGQKVDGEKLPFWKEILEFTRQTHSKFSTIFVGWDISMTKAGPAVVEGNIGWASRSYECPNIKPLRDTNYPILYEKWMEKFLESDE; from the coding sequence ATGAATAAATTAGCTGCTGATTACAGGAAGATCTGGTGGGCGCGGGTTCAGAATGAAAGGCGACGATACTTTTTTCAAAAGCTTGGATATAGAAAGAATCCAGGTGCGAGCCGTTTAAAACAAATTATTCGTTGGATTAGCGATGATTTTTTCTATGTGAAAAAATGGGGGCTAAATATTCTGCTACAACTTCGAACGTACGGCCCAATCATTCAGAAGAAGTACGGGCTTTCCAAACGGCAGCAATTTTGGAGGATGGCATATTTGGCGTTTTATCATCAAGTGGATCCGAAAAGTATTCGTGGTCGCCGGCTTTATCTTTCCGAAAGCTGGAAAAATGTAGATGATTATACTTACAAACATGATGAATCTCAGTATAACCTGGCAGAAGTATCATTTCCTGAAGAGATTAAAATCCTGGAGAACAAGTTTGAATTTTTAAAATTTTGTCTCTCCAAAAAGATTGCCACGCCACAAATTCTGGCCATTTACGAGAATGGATCTATGAGTTTTTCTGCAGATTCTTCATTCGGTTTACCTCATCAGAATCTGTTCATCAAATATCTTCATGGAAAAGCCGGACAGGGCATCAGAAGGATAAAATGGTCGGACGGTAAATTTTTGGATAACAAAGGAAATACGTTCACGCCAGAAGAGCTTTCTGAAGTTCTTAGCAAAGAATCGATAAAAAGCGGCATTATTCTGCAGGATGTGATTGAAAACCATTCTTCATGGAGCGGCTTTACTTCCGGTGCGCTTGCAACCGCGCGGATTGTAACGGCAAAGTCACCGGATGACGGATCCGTAATACCGTTATTTGCAGCACTTCGAATGCCAGTTGGTGATGCCTATATTGATAATTTTTCCAAAGGTGGATTTTATTCTGGAATTGATTTGGAGACTGGGCAATTGAGCATTGCATCAGGGTTAAAAGCAGCGAATGGGAGTTTCGATTTTACCCATCATCCCGATACCGGACAAAAAGTTGATGGCGAAAAATTACCTTTTTGGAAGGAAATCCTGGAGTTCACACGGCAAACACACTCCAAATTCAGTACTATTTTTGTAGGCTGGGATATCAGCATGACGAAAGCCGGACCCGCCGTTGTGGAGGGAAATATTGGATGGGCCAGCCGCAGCTATGAATGCCCGAATATAAAGCCGCTTCGCGACACAAACTATCCAATACTTTACGAAAAATGGATGGAGAAATTTTTAGAGTCCGATGAATAA
- a CDS encoding sugar-transfer associated ATP-grasp domain-containing protein has product MKDNLIYSAKWGINILLQMRTYGPVIQKEYGCSIFQQFCRMMYLTFIKGVNPKYFRSYLLFLDERWEQVDRFAFDQYEVQYELVRKSYLEENQILRSKLNFFKYWQNQSIHSPQVIGAFENGTLIYPENESLHIPESDIFVKDITGKSGQGVKKFYFKKGQYSDNKGKVYSKKQIYTFLSDYSKKVRGTLVQKVEKNHVSWLPFTSGSLATCRIVTARMPSDNSIKPLFCVLRMPIGNLDADNFALGGIAAPIDLETGILNRALAAKPINGSFLFDHHPDTNQPIVGSRLPHFDEVIDYALYIHANFKTAFLGWDIALTEKGPCVVEGNIGWGADIVESTLNKALIDTDYPELFEEWMRKYPE; this is encoded by the coding sequence ATGAAAGATAATTTGATTTATTCCGCCAAATGGGGAATAAATATTTTGTTGCAGATGAGAACTTACGGCCCTGTAATCCAAAAGGAATATGGCTGTTCGATCTTCCAGCAGTTCTGCCGGATGATGTACCTGACATTTATCAAAGGAGTGAACCCAAAATACTTCAGAAGTTACCTGTTGTTTTTAGATGAACGATGGGAACAAGTTGACAGGTTTGCTTTCGATCAGTATGAAGTACAGTACGAATTGGTTCGTAAATCATACCTGGAAGAAAACCAGATCTTACGAAGTAAGCTGAATTTTTTTAAATATTGGCAAAATCAATCCATTCACTCACCGCAAGTTATTGGTGCGTTTGAAAACGGAACCTTAATTTATCCGGAAAACGAGAGTCTGCACATTCCTGAATCAGATATTTTTGTAAAAGATATTACCGGAAAATCAGGTCAGGGAGTAAAGAAGTTTTATTTTAAAAAGGGTCAGTATTCCGACAACAAAGGCAAGGTTTATTCAAAAAAACAGATTTACACGTTTCTTTCTGACTACTCGAAAAAAGTTCGGGGAACGCTAGTACAAAAAGTCGAAAAAAATCATGTTTCTTGGCTTCCGTTTACATCGGGTAGCTTAGCCACCTGCAGAATTGTAACTGCAAGAATGCCATCAGATAATAGTATCAAACCGTTATTTTGTGTTCTGAGAATGCCGATTGGCAACCTGGATGCTGATAATTTTGCTCTCGGTGGAATCGCTGCTCCCATTGATCTGGAAACCGGAATCCTGAACAGGGCTTTGGCGGCAAAACCAATCAATGGAAGTTTTCTTTTTGATCATCATCCGGATACAAATCAGCCCATTGTCGGGAGCAGATTGCCTCATTTTGATGAAGTAATTGATTACGCTCTCTACATTCACGCCAATTTTAAAACTGCGTTTCTCGGGTGGGATATTGCTTTGACAGAGAAAGGTCCCTGTGTGGTTGAAGGAAATATCGGTTGGGGAGCCGACATTGTAGAAAGTACTTTAAATAAAGCTCTTATCGATACCGATTATCCTGAGTTATTTGAAGAGTGGATGAGAAAGTATCCCGAATAA
- the aspS gene encoding aspartate--tRNA ligase encodes MSWNRTHTCGELTSSNEGEEVVLNGWINTRRDLGGLIFIDLRDRYGITQIVFDETNKELHELAEDLRTEFVIGVKGKVIERDEETVNPEMSTGQIEVEVTELTVYSKADTPPFEIKDGIPTNEETRLRYRYLDIRRPEIQKKLMLRSDVYHSVRNFYHENEFAEVETPVLMRSTPEGARDYLVPSRVNAGRFFALPQSPQTYKQLLMVSGMDRYFQIVKCFRDEDLRADRQPEFTQIDVEMSFVDEENIYATHEELMVKLWKEHLDVDIETPFQRMPYEEAIHKYGSDKPDLRFGLEINDISQDVKDSEFKIFQSTVAKGGAVVSITVPGEGSMGRGALDRLTERVQSQTGAAGMIFMKLQEGEITCSVGKFLDDETMANMANTSGAKDGDLVLILAGPSPDVFKQMGTLRLMVAKDFDLIRKDETKFLWVTDFPLLEWSKEDLRYHSLHHPFTAPKPEDVALLDDEPEKVKSRAYDLVLNGNELGGGSIRIHDSELQQKVFNVLGIDDEEAEEKFGFLMNAFKYGAPPHGGIAFGLDRLIMLMSGAQSLRDVIAFPKNQKAQSLMDNSPGTVDEKQLRELHISLRNTAKSN; translated from the coding sequence ATGAGTTGGAACCGAACCCATACATGTGGCGAATTAACGAGTAGTAATGAGGGAGAGGAGGTAGTGCTGAATGGCTGGATTAATACCCGGCGCGATTTAGGCGGCCTTATTTTTATCGACCTCCGGGACCGGTATGGAATTACACAGATTGTATTCGATGAAACCAATAAGGAACTGCATGAATTGGCTGAAGATCTTCGCACGGAGTTTGTAATAGGGGTGAAGGGAAAAGTGATTGAAAGGGACGAGGAAACCGTAAATCCTGAGATGTCTACCGGCCAGATTGAAGTAGAGGTTACCGAACTGACCGTTTACTCCAAAGCGGATACGCCTCCGTTCGAGATAAAAGATGGAATTCCGACAAATGAGGAGACGCGCCTTCGGTATCGGTATCTGGATATTCGCCGGCCCGAAATCCAGAAGAAGCTGATGCTACGATCGGATGTATATCACTCGGTTCGCAATTTTTACCATGAGAACGAATTTGCTGAAGTGGAAACCCCGGTACTGATGCGTTCTACTCCGGAAGGTGCGCGTGATTATTTGGTGCCAAGCCGTGTAAATGCTGGGCGGTTTTTTGCATTGCCCCAGAGCCCACAGACATACAAGCAATTATTAATGGTTTCCGGAATGGACCGCTATTTCCAGATTGTGAAATGTTTTCGGGATGAGGATTTAAGAGCTGACCGACAGCCGGAATTCACACAGATTGACGTTGAAATGTCGTTTGTTGATGAAGAAAATATTTATGCAACTCATGAAGAGTTGATGGTAAAACTTTGGAAAGAACATTTAGATGTGGATATAGAAACACCTTTCCAGAGAATGCCATACGAAGAAGCCATTCACAAATATGGGTCCGACAAACCCGATCTCAGGTTTGGCCTGGAAATCAATGATATCTCACAAGATGTGAAGGATTCCGAGTTCAAAATTTTTCAGTCAACCGTTGCCAAAGGCGGTGCTGTGGTTTCCATCACGGTTCCCGGTGAGGGAAGTATGGGAAGAGGCGCACTCGACCGATTGACCGAACGCGTTCAATCGCAGACCGGTGCAGCCGGAATGATTTTCATGAAGCTTCAGGAAGGCGAAATTACGTGTAGTGTCGGTAAGTTCCTGGATGATGAAACCATGGCTAACATGGCAAATACATCTGGCGCCAAAGATGGAGACTTGGTGTTAATTCTTGCTGGTCCGTCACCCGATGTGTTTAAGCAAATGGGAACGCTGCGTTTAATGGTGGCCAAAGATTTTGATCTCATCAGAAAAGATGAAACGAAATTCTTGTGGGTTACGGATTTTCCGTTACTCGAGTGGTCCAAAGAAGATTTACGATATCATTCGCTTCATCATCCGTTTACGGCGCCGAAACCAGAAGATGTGGCATTGCTGGATGATGAACCCGAGAAAGTGAAGTCACGGGCTTATGACCTTGTTCTGAACGGAAATGAGCTTGGCGGCGGCTCCATTCGTATTCACGATTCCGAGTTGCAACAGAAAGTGTTTAATGTACTCGGTATTGATGATGAAGAAGCGGAAGAGAAGTTCGGATTTTTAATGAACGCTTTTAAATACGGAGCGCCTCCTCATGGCGGAATTGCTTTCGGTCTGGATCGGCTGATTATGCTGATGTCCGGCGCGCAAAGCCTGCGGGATGTCATCGCATTTCCGAAGAATCAAAAAGCACAGAGCCTGATGGATAATTCACCGGGCACAGTGGATGAAAAACAACTCCGAGAGCTTCATATTTCATTGAGAAATACTGCAAAAAGTAATTAG
- a CDS encoding DUF429 domain-containing protein, which yields MKTAGIDGCKAGWILITFDEDNPKYEVLRTDDDLKDAFHRFDRIFIDMPIGLEDDQYTRECDALLRKKLGPEYAASVFNPPIRPALHAPSYVEANMQSFEFTEKKMTVQAWNITPKIKVVDRFLTEEPELQNVVFESHPELLFMNLNGGMIFQKKNTKKGLRHRLSLVSEREDIAKDFFRDIKEDFRRNEVEEDDIVDSMALALGAKQSVEKGIKTLPENPEKDSSGLIKAIHYV from the coding sequence TTGAAAACTGCCGGAATTGACGGCTGTAAAGCCGGCTGGATTTTGATCACATTTGACGAAGACAATCCCAAATATGAAGTACTGCGTACCGATGATGATTTGAAGGATGCCTTTCATCGGTTTGATCGTATTTTTATTGATATGCCAATCGGCCTGGAGGATGACCAATATACACGCGAATGCGATGCGCTTCTACGAAAAAAACTGGGTCCGGAATACGCGGCAAGTGTATTTAATCCGCCCATTCGTCCGGCTTTGCATGCACCATCTTACGTGGAAGCCAACATGCAAAGTTTTGAATTCACCGAAAAGAAAATGACTGTTCAGGCATGGAATATCACGCCAAAAATAAAAGTGGTTGATCGATTTCTGACTGAAGAGCCCGAACTTCAGAATGTGGTTTTTGAGAGCCACCCGGAGCTGCTTTTTATGAATTTGAATGGCGGAATGATTTTTCAGAAGAAGAACACGAAGAAAGGATTACGCCATCGGCTCTCACTGGTGAGCGAACGGGAAGATATCGCCAAGGATTTTTTCCGGGATATCAAAGAGGATTTCCGGCGAAATGAGGTAGAGGAAGATGATATCGTGGATTCCATGGCTCTTGCACTCGGTGCAAAGCAATCTGTAGAAAAGGGGATAAAAACACTTCCTGAAAACCCGGAAAAAGACTCAAGCGGGTTGATTAAAGCAATTCATTACGTTTAA
- a CDS encoding 7-cyano-7-deazaguanine synthase produces the protein MNFEEPIKLLWTGGWDSTFRLLQILLEEKKEVQPFYFIDPARKSLGVEIQCMHRLRKSIFEQYPETENLILPTNYINIATIKHDEEIEQALRTLNNYIPLGRQYSWLAGFCKQTNISGLEMSIENGVNDDMGWKNLPFLKNNFSADPKTLSERERVIYSTSKTLFSYFKLPIININKKEMFEIVKQNGWMPVMKKTWFCYQPFYLPLKGLVPCGNCITCRFQEKSDFDWTIPTYVKWFQRARKFKSKLTRSI, from the coding sequence ATGAATTTTGAAGAACCCATTAAACTTCTGTGGACCGGCGGCTGGGACTCTACGTTCCGTCTGCTTCAAATCCTGCTAGAAGAGAAGAAAGAAGTACAACCATTCTACTTTATTGATCCGGCTCGTAAATCTCTTGGCGTTGAAATTCAGTGCATGCATAGACTCAGGAAAAGTATCTTTGAACAATATCCTGAAACTGAGAACCTGATATTACCTACCAACTATATCAACATCGCAACCATTAAGCACGATGAAGAAATTGAACAGGCTCTCCGAACTTTAAATAACTATATCCCTTTGGGACGTCAGTATAGCTGGCTTGCCGGGTTTTGTAAACAAACCAATATCAGTGGGTTGGAGATGTCGATTGAGAATGGTGTGAATGACGATATGGGTTGGAAAAATCTGCCGTTTCTAAAAAACAATTTTTCTGCTGATCCTAAAACCCTTTCTGAGAGAGAGCGGGTTATCTATTCAACATCTAAAACACTATTCAGCTACTTCAAGCTTCCGATCATCAACATCAATAAAAAAGAGATGTTTGAAATTGTAAAACAAAACGGCTGGATGCCTGTAATGAAAAAAACCTGGTTTTGTTATCAACCTTTTTATCTCCCCCTTAAAGGATTGGTACCCTGTGGAAATTGCATTACCTGCAGATTTCAGGAAAAAAGTGACTTCGACTGGACAATACCTACTTATGTAAAATGGTTTCAACGGGCACGTAAATTCAAGAGCAAACTAACCCGTTCAATTTAG
- a CDS encoding glycosyltransferase family 2 protein — MNIHLFSFIRNETYLLRKWIPYHASIIDLDKIHIIDHKSDEPGCLSLLKKYENKGLDVTKTSKDFSLKHKLLTQLMHQYKSEADILIPLDADEFLCLSEDDQSMNAEPAAIKKYLDSIPINGKKYSFNVFEAVLDQIDYDDPLVEMNIFEHFPASETASGPNQQTKTFYPAKNFGYTDQGNHKGGVLLAPNDLYNTTKMAIAHFHMQGFTHFLSKLEKAVDAYHLEDLPENYVGTGMRWNRWYHQTKELNYDQKMAWFEKNFVIKDAGVKQTTLSETFKNLE, encoded by the coding sequence ATGAACATTCATCTGTTTTCATTTATTCGGAACGAAACATACCTGTTGCGTAAATGGATTCCCTACCATGCATCTATTATTGATCTAGATAAAATTCACATTATTGATCATAAATCTGACGAGCCCGGGTGCCTCTCTTTATTGAAGAAATATGAAAACAAAGGTCTGGATGTGACCAAAACATCGAAGGATTTCAGCTTGAAGCACAAGCTTCTCACACAGTTAATGCATCAATATAAATCCGAAGCCGACATTTTGATTCCTCTGGATGCCGACGAATTTTTGTGCTTATCAGAGGATGATCAATCCATGAATGCCGAGCCTGCAGCCATCAAAAAATATCTTGATTCAATCCCCATTAATGGAAAAAAATATTCCTTTAACGTATTTGAAGCCGTTCTGGACCAGATCGATTATGATGACCCTCTCGTGGAAATGAATATTTTTGAACACTTTCCAGCATCAGAAACGGCAAGCGGACCCAATCAGCAAACCAAGACCTTTTACCCGGCAAAAAACTTTGGATATACCGACCAGGGAAATCATAAAGGCGGAGTGCTTCTGGCGCCTAATGATCTTTACAACACCACAAAAATGGCCATCGCTCATTTTCATATGCAGGGGTTCACACATTTTTTGAGCAAACTGGAAAAGGCAGTAGATGCTTACCATTTGGAAGATCTTCCTGAGAACTATGTAGGAACGGGAATGCGTTGGAACCGGTGGTATCATCAAACAAAAGAGCTCAATTATGACCAAAAGATGGCGTGGTTTGAGAAAAATTTCGTAATAAAAGATGCAGGGGTAAAACAAACTACGTTATCAGAAACATTTAAGAATTTGGAATAG
- the sthA gene encoding Si-specific NAD(P)(+) transhydrogenase, whose protein sequence is MKYDYDVIIIGSGPAGFSCAMQSTKFDKKVLIVESNDANLGGTWVNKGTVPSKALRAAAKLIQSYHYQFGDEKGRKPYERFRMEDIMDYKRPILESKNKKIKDDIIKNEVDTARGWGKIVDKNTVEVFTNIDNKETYTAEYILISTGSRPSSPKNVNIDQTKVLDYSSILDLTHIPRRLVIVGSGIISFEYATIFAALGTRVTILSDLDEILPFLDSEIKTSVFKSIRKKNIQIFNNTTIENISSNDLRTCDEVLFRTKTDDRLQVVETDHVLYIGGKIPNTDNLGLDELGVKRDAEGYIEVNDQYQTNIPNIFAAGDVIGYPALASASFLQGRLSSCEMFGNKVVAEMSDTSMPYGIYSIPEISGIGLTEQQAQDLDIDVTVGRAYFENLTRADLNHEIEGILKLVFRTDNLKLLGVHIFGEHASDMIHLGQSIMAHNGSIKYFIERVLNYPTYTEAYKIAAFNGLNRVHKAGVKYKKILDKS, encoded by the coding sequence ATGAAGTACGATTACGACGTAATCATTATCGGCAGCGGACCCGCTGGTTTTTCCTGTGCCATGCAAAGCACAAAATTTGACAAAAAGGTACTTATTGTTGAATCGAACGATGCTAACCTGGGAGGTACCTGGGTTAATAAAGGAACGGTGCCCAGTAAAGCGCTGCGTGCAGCGGCAAAACTAATTCAGTCTTACCATTATCAATTCGGTGATGAAAAGGGCCGGAAACCCTACGAACGCTTCCGAATGGAAGATATTATGGATTACAAGCGCCCCATCCTTGAAAGCAAGAACAAAAAAATCAAGGATGATATTATCAAAAATGAGGTAGATACCGCCCGTGGCTGGGGTAAAATTGTTGATAAAAATACGGTAGAGGTTTTTACCAATATCGACAATAAGGAAACCTATACAGCCGAATACATTCTGATATCTACCGGAAGCCGGCCTTCGTCTCCCAAAAATGTAAATATTGATCAGACCAAAGTGCTGGACTACTCATCCATACTGGATCTTACGCACATTCCACGCCGACTTGTGATTGTGGGCAGCGGTATCATCTCGTTTGAGTACGCTACCATCTTTGCAGCATTGGGAACCCGCGTTACCATTTTAAGCGATCTGGATGAAATCCTTCCATTTCTCGATTCCGAAATCAAAACCTCCGTTTTTAAATCCATTCGGAAGAAAAACATTCAAATTTTCAATAACACCACGATTGAAAATATTTCCAGCAATGATCTGAGAACTTGCGACGAAGTTCTTTTCCGAACCAAAACGGACGATCGGCTTCAGGTTGTTGAAACCGATCATGTGCTTTACATCGGTGGAAAAATTCCAAACACAGATAATCTCGGCCTGGACGAATTGGGCGTAAAAAGAGATGCTGAAGGCTATATTGAAGTGAATGATCAATATCAGACCAATATTCCCAACATTTTTGCTGCGGGTGATGTGATTGGTTATCCCGCACTTGCATCCGCATCTTTTCTGCAGGGACGGCTTTCTTCATGCGAAATGTTTGGAAATAAAGTGGTCGCAGAAATGAGCGATACCAGCATGCCATACGGCATTTATTCAATACCTGAAATTTCCGGGATTGGATTAACCGAACAACAGGCACAAGATTTGGATATTGATGTAACCGTTGGCCGCGCCTATTTCGAAAACCTGACCCGCGCCGACCTCAATCATGAAATAGAAGGAATCCTGAAACTCGTTTTCCGAACGGATAACCTGAAATTACTGGGTGTTCATATTTTTGGTGAGCATGCTTCCGATATGATTCATCTGGGCCAAAGTATCATGGCGCATAATGGAAGTATCAAGTATTTCATTGAACGGGTTCTCAATTACCCGACGTACACAGAAGCCTACAAAATTGCGGCATTCAATGGTTTGAACCGAGTGCACAAGGCAGGCGTTAAGTACAAGAAGATTTTGGATAAGAGTTAA
- a CDS encoding response regulator transcription factor, giving the protein MGKVHVLVAESSDIYRRGLETVLKESSKIQLGKVCTSGKELVRHYKKSSNSVCLVSSGISDMNIHDLMQELEKVNKNAAVVVLTHSTEISHLNQSLKAGVKGYLTKNASIDELIHVILHVHDGKQAFGKTASQMMIGRYADITKKTPTANKKLITKREREIMKLIVKGYTSAEIANQLFISTRTVETHRANLMNKLELKNTAALVRYAMEENLG; this is encoded by the coding sequence ATGGGCAAAGTTCATGTATTAGTTGCGGAAAGTTCTGACATCTACAGGCGCGGGTTAGAAACTGTTTTAAAAGAATCCTCAAAGATCCAGCTGGGGAAAGTCTGTACCTCGGGGAAAGAACTTGTCAGGCACTATAAAAAGTCGTCTAATTCTGTCTGCCTGGTTTCTTCGGGAATATCCGACATGAATATTCATGACCTGATGCAGGAACTTGAAAAGGTCAACAAAAATGCGGCCGTTGTTGTTTTAACTCACTCCACAGAAATCTCGCATCTTAACCAATCTTTGAAAGCCGGTGTTAAAGGTTATCTGACGAAGAATGCTTCCATTGATGAATTGATTCATGTCATCCTCCATGTACATGACGGTAAACAGGCTTTTGGCAAAACGGCTTCACAAATGATGATTGGCAGGTATGCAGACATCACCAAAAAAACGCCTACCGCAAACAAAAAGCTGATTACAAAACGTGAGAGAGAAATCATGAAATTAATCGTGAAGGGTTACACAAGTGCAGAAATAGCAAACCAACTCTTTATCAGCACACGTACTGTAGAAACACATCGGGCTAATCTTATGAACAAGCTCGAGCTAAAAAATACAGCTGCTCTTGTTCGGTATGCCATGGAAGAAAATCTCGGATAA
- a CDS encoding sugar-transfer associated ATP-grasp domain-containing protein, whose protein sequence is MDGKIHPNGMTKQEDIYRQRWWNRLQKSKRSYFFEKSSEEENVSVFKKFVCFKNDAIYVFRWTFNILIQIRMYGADIKRNYHISFLRQFSRMAYLAFVIRVNPRNFRKYRLFKQKNWSNVDDYAFAHVNVQRTFSNALFPDEIDLFLNKFLFFQFCREYDFRSPSVLAAYENGRCIFSEFENKQLPKEDLFIKKMNGMMGMGAKKLLYQDGVYTDNRGNRYNEESLFNLLEETSIKNYPVLLQHVIKNHPSWSKFTSGALATCRIVTYRTPDSSEIKPLFATFRMPVGTMHVDNFSAGGIAAPVDVKTGMLGTLVGSKPINGFYEFTHHPDTKQRVEGTVLPEWIDLLAFALKMHRKVRSAFVGWDICLTDHGCCVLEGSLEWGVSTYESPYEKPIKNTQYPEIFEKWMETCGNHE, encoded by the coding sequence ATGGATGGAAAAATACACCCAAACGGCATGACAAAGCAGGAGGATATTTACAGACAGCGATGGTGGAATCGCCTTCAGAAGTCAAAGAGATCTTATTTTTTTGAAAAATCCTCAGAAGAAGAAAATGTCTCAGTATTCAAAAAGTTTGTCTGCTTTAAAAATGATGCAATCTATGTTTTCCGGTGGACATTCAATATCCTTATTCAGATCAGAATGTATGGCGCCGACATCAAAAGAAACTACCATATTTCCTTTCTTCGACAGTTTTCCAGAATGGCCTACCTTGCATTCGTCATAAGGGTGAACCCCAGAAATTTTAGAAAATACCGCCTATTTAAGCAGAAAAATTGGAGTAATGTAGATGACTATGCCTTCGCCCATGTTAATGTGCAACGAACGTTTTCCAATGCTTTGTTTCCGGATGAAATAGATCTTTTTCTGAATAAATTTCTCTTCTTTCAATTTTGCAGGGAATATGACTTTCGTTCGCCAAGTGTTCTGGCAGCGTATGAAAATGGCCGATGTATCTTTTCTGAATTCGAGAATAAACAGCTCCCCAAAGAAGATCTTTTCATCAAAAAAATGAATGGAATGATGGGAATGGGGGCAAAAAAATTGCTTTATCAGGATGGAGTTTACACTGACAATAGAGGAAATCGCTATAATGAGGAAAGCTTGTTTAATTTATTGGAAGAAACTTCCATAAAAAACTATCCGGTTTTGCTTCAACATGTGATCAAAAATCATCCATCTTGGAGTAAGTTTACCTCTGGTGCGTTGGCTACCTGCAGAATTGTGACGTATCGAACACCAGACAGTTCTGAAATTAAACCACTTTTTGCGACCTTCAGAATGCCGGTTGGAACCATGCATGTAGATAACTTTTCGGCAGGCGGAATTGCTGCACCGGTAGATGTTAAAACGGGAATGCTCGGAACCCTCGTTGGAAGTAAACCAATAAACGGTTTCTATGAGTTCACACATCATCCGGATACAAAACAAAGAGTTGAGGGGACCGTGCTTCCGGAATGGATTGATTTATTGGCTTTTGCATTGAAGATGCACAGAAAAGTCAGGTCGGCTTTTGTGGGCTGGGATATTTGTCTGACTGACCACGGATGCTGTGTTCTGGAAGGAAGTCTTGAATGGGGTGTATCTACATATGAATCTCCTTACGAGAAGCCAATCAAAAACACGCAATACCCGGAGATATTTGAAAAATGGATGGAGACTTGCGGCAACCATGAATAA